The segment ATTTCAAGCCTCCTATAGGTCAAATAATGGCGTGCGCCACCATTATTTTACTATAAAAGTGCTTGTTCTCCGACGATAAATTATATTTCAAAGAGCTTTTTAAGCAACCTTTTTTGACTACGCTACTCAAAAAGACAGATGGTGGGGTGACTGTCACCAACTCAGCCATTTTGTCACTGTGACCCCCGAACTTGATTCGGGGGGAAACAATCCCGTCTTTTATGAAAAAAAAGACCTACCCCCTTTTTCCTTTTTTCTCATTTTAATCAAAATCTTTTAGTAATAAAGATACTGGTTCTACTATTTATTCTTTCTGATTTTTCAATTATACCATATTTTATTTGTAATGCTTTATTATTAATACCCGCATCCCTAGGAGTGTATAAAATATTCAAAAGATGAAATATACTCCCAACAGCAAATAAACCAGGTTTCTCTTTATCCACTTTAGTTACAATGCCATCTAAATATGCAATGTAACCAACCAATGCTAATCTACCACTTTCTTTATAGTCGGGCCCAGCAAGAGAAGTAAATAAATGCCCACTTAATCCAATATATGTTATCGTTGTATTACCTAAAGCATTTCTCTCTCCTTCCCCTTCTTTCGTTAATGCTAATATAAGGGTTCCTGGTACATCAAAAAAAAGGCTCACATAATGAATTATGCGATTTAGGGAAACATCTACTTGCTCTTTCACACTTCTATCTAACAAGTTATCAACTTCTTCATAACTATCAAGAAAAAAACACTGGGAACCAGGTAAAAGTCTACTTGCAACCATTAAACCCATTGGATTTTTTTAACAGAATTATATAACATACTATTTTGCAATTTATCTATATTAATTAATGGTTGATGAGTGGAATTCTTCATTTCTTTTTCTTTCACATATTCAATTTTTTTTATATCATCTTTTAAAACAGTTAAATTACCCATACTTGTTTTTACTTCAAGTTTGTCTTCTGTAGTTGATTTAATACTACCTTTGATAACAGTTCCATCTTTGAAATATATTGTTTCAGCCAGAACAGATGTTGTTAAAACGAGAAATAGAACAAACGAAAGAACTACTACCTCAAAAAATCTTGTTTTCATGATACATTCTCCTATCCACAAACAAAAAGGGCGGACAATCAATCCCCGGTAACTATTCACGAAACCCGAGAAAGACCAGCGCCCTTTCAGGCGACAGTCATTCCTTAGTGAATAGTTAGAGGATTTTTTCCTCTTTAAGGAAAGATGTTTAAAATACTACAAAAAACAAAGAACTAATCTAAAGAAGTTTTACAAATGGGAGAGACTTAATTTTATCAAAAAGTTTTTTATCAGCAGTAATAAATTCAAAATTCAAATCTTCTGCCAGCGCAATATAAATAGCATCATAAATTGTTACATCATATTTGTAAGAAACTTTCACAGCATTTTTTAACAAACCAGATGTTGCCACTACAATATTCAGGTTAAGATTGATAAAATTATCAATAACATCTTCAATATCTTTTTCTATATTTTGGGGATTAGATTTTAATGCATTTGCAAGTTCATACAAAACCAAATCAGGAACGGATATTTCTGTTTTACCGTCAATAAAATTAGAAAGAATTTTTAATGCTTGTCTACTTCCGTTTTCTTCTACATACCATTTATAAATGACAGAAGTATCTAAAACTTGCATCGGCTATTTCTCCAGTTTCTAATTTCTTTAACACCATTAAAATCTTTAGATTTAGATGTCAATCTATTCCTTAATCTTTCCATATTTTTAATGACTTTAAATAAATTACTTTTATCCACAAATTTTGCTCCTAACAATATGGCCAATCTTTTTTCTATTAACTTCATGGTATTGTAATTTTCAGTAATCATTTTCATACTTGGCCTCCTCTCTTTTTTCGCCTTCTTTGAAAAACAAAATTTTGGCTTTAAGGAAAGCTGTTCAAAAAAACATTATAAAAAACAAAGAACTAATCAGTAAACTTCATCGTGTGAACCAATTTCTATATCTTTGCGCCAATCAGGATGTTTCCGAAGAAATTTTTTCAATGCTCTTATAAAAGTATTACTCCAAATAAGTGAACGCATTATGATATTTCTCTTATCAGTTCTTTTACTGTTCCCTGTCTGATATTACCAGTAGAATATTCTTTTCTTGCTTTTTTTATTCACCTCCTGTTTTTATTATAACACAAAATTGATTTCTTGTCAAGCATTTATTTTACTAAATACTTCTGTTTTTCCTTCGGAACATACCATTCGCGGAAGTTCCAGCCGATGCCTAAAGGTGCTACTTCAGGGCCTATAAATCTTTTATGAATAACAGGCAGTGAATCAGCAACATACAGGAATGTATACGGTTGGTCTTCTGCAAGGATTTGATGGATTTTTCTATAAATTTTTTGGCGTTTTTTTTCCGAAAAAATTCGTCTGCCTTCATCTAATAGTTTATCAACTTCTTTATTCTTATAGGATATAAAATTGTACTGTCCTTCTTTTTGTTGAGAAGAATGCCACAGCGGATACTGGTCAGGGTCACGGCTTAAAGCCCAGCCTAAAATTACCGCATCGAAATTTTTCTTGTCAATGTATTGATGTATAAAAGTTGACCATTCCAGAATTCGGATATTTACTTTTATCCCGACATTTTTCAGATGCGCTTGAATAAGTTCTGCAGCAACTGCTCTTGATTTATTACCTTGATTTGTAATAATTGTGAATTCAAATTTTTTACCATTTTTTGTAAGGATACCGTTATTTTCTTTCCAGCCCAATTCATTAAAAATTTTTTTCGCTTTTTCAGGGTTGTATTCATAATCTTTTACATCGGGATTATAAGCCCAACTTGTCGGTGGAAACGGACCTGTTGCAGGAACACCGTAACCGAGCAAAATACCATCAATAATTTCTTTTTTGTTTATTGAGTATGCGATCGCCTGCCTGATTTTTTTCTCCTTGAATAATGGATTTAAAAGATTATAGCCGAGATAGGTATAACCGAACGATGGGTATCTGAACTTATTATAGTTCTTAAAAATACTCGGATAGGCGTTATACTGGTCTGGCGTCAAACCCATTGTATCTATGGTCTCGTTTCGTAATTCCAAAAACTGAACCGATTGGTCGGGAATAATTCTGTAGATATATTTTTGAATTTTAGGTGGTCCTTCAAAATAATCCGGGTTTGCAACAAGTGTAATTTTTTCGTCGGTTTTCCATTCTACAAACTTGTAAGGTCCAGTGCCGATAGGTTTTCTGTTGGCAGGGTGGTTATTAAAATCACCGTCTTTTCCACCCGAGGCGGATCTGCCTTCGGCGGAGAATATATGTTGAGGAATAATTCCCATTCCCCAAGAAATAAGTCCCGGCGAAAATGGCTCTTTGTATGTGATTTTTACTTTATATGGATTGATAACTTCAAATTTTTTAACAAGTTCAAAATCAGATGAATACGGTGTTTTTACTTTCGGGTCAATAAGTTTTTGATAAGTAAACTCAACATCTTCGGCAGTAAACGGTTTACCATCATGCCATTTCACATTTTCTCTTAAATTAAAAATTATAGTTTTACCATCGGCAGATACAGTCCACGATTCTGCCAAATCGCCGATGATATTTATGTTTTTATCATATTTGACAAGCCCATTAAAAACAAGTGAGTTTATATCATTTGATGCTGAATCTGTTGCTAAAACAGGATTCAAATATGATGCATCTCCAATAGACGAATCAATATAGTAGTCACCAAATAATTTTCGCTCGGTTTCTACTTTTGTATTGTTCAGTTGTTTAGGTGTAGATACTTTTTTCAGGACTATAAATCCACCGAGCAAAAGAATCACGAATAGAATTGTGAGCCAATTGAAATATCTATCAATAAATTTTTTAACCGACTCGCCAAACTGCCAAATTAGAAAAGACACAATAAAAAATCTAGCGCCACGTGACAACACAGATGCCAAAATTAACACAGCCAGCCCAATTTCACATACACCACCTGCGATAGTAAAAACCTTATACGGGATAGGCGTAAAACCAGCGGTGAATACAGCCCAGAAAGCATTTTGTTGATAAAGGAGTTGCACTTTAGTGAACAGTTCCTGACTGAATACCCACCTGAAGAAAAAATCTTTAACTGCCTGCCATACAGCATAGCCGATGAAGTATCCAAAAATTCCGCCGATTACAGACCCGGCAGTACATATTGTTGCGTAAAAAAACGATTTTTTAGGTTTACCGATATCAAGCCCAATTAAAAGCACATCTGGTGGAACTGGGAAGAATGAAGATTCAGCAAATGCTAACAAAAAAAGCGCCCAGTTGGAATGTTTAGATTCCGCTAACGACAAAACCCAGTCATAAAGTTTTCTAATAAATTTCATTTAGAACATTTGCTTACATTTTATTTATTTTTGATAATACCTATTTTAAGATGATAGTTACTTCTTTTTTAGCATTGAAAATTTTTTCACAGGTCGTTTTTATATCAGCAATAGTAACTTTATCAATATCATCTAAATATTTTTTATCATATTCATATCCTTTGCCAAGTATCTCCCAAAAGCCAAGCCACCATGCCTGTCGCTGGATTGTTCTATGGTCTAACTGATAAGTGCCTTTTAGATATTCTTTAGCATTTTTTAGTTCATCGTCGGTAATTTCGGCTAATTTTTTTAGTTCGTCTGCCAATACACTTTCTACTGTCTCAATATTTTCTTTTGATGTTCCAGCATATAACACAAACGCACTTGGTTCTTTTCTGGTTGGATAAAACGAAGATGCTTCATATACAAGCCCGCTTTTTTCTCGTAATGCCTCAAAAAGTCGTGAACCCATTCCACCACCTAAAATGGTACTGATCACTTTAACAACAGCATATTCTTTAGAAGTAACATCAGGCGCTAAAAAACCTGTAAAAATATATGATTGTTTGAATTTACCCTCAACGATTTTTTTATACGAATTATCACGAATTTTTGAACTACTTGAAAGTTTTTCACGAATACCTGTGTCAATCCATATATTTCCAAAATATTTTTGAACAACAGATTTTGCTTTCTCAAACTCAATATCACCGACAACACACAATACCATATTTTCAGGTTTAAATAATTTTTTGTGAGTATCAACAACCTGTTCAACAGTCAGTGATGAAACAGTTATCTCATAACCGATTACAGGTCTGTGATATGGGTGATTGGTAAAAATTTGTTCGTTAAATAAATCATATCCAACACTAAAAATATGGTCTGTTTTGGATTTTATTGCTGCGATTGTTTTTATTTTTTCTTTCTCAAATTCGTCAGCAGGAAATGTTGGGGCATTTACAACATCGGCAAAAATATCAAATGCAGACATAAAATTTTCAGATAGAACTATCATTGAAACTTCTAAAAAGTCATCTAAACAACCAGCAGAGATTGAAGCACCCAGCGATTCTGATTCACTCGCAATTCTGTCAGAATCTCTATTAGATGTGCCTTTTGTCAACACCGCACAGGTAATACTTGTTATTCCTGATACTTCATCAGATTCAGTAAAAGCCCCACCTTTCACAAATAGATTTATACTGACAAGTCCCAGATTCTTCTTTTCAGAATAGACAAGTGTAAAACCATTCTCAAATTGAATTTTCGTTGGTTGAGAATAGCAAGAATTAAGAATTAAAAATATAAAATAAAAAACTGCTACAAATACAAATTTTTTCATAATTTCAAAATTAGAAAATTTTCTAATTTTCTAATGGTGTAATAATAACCGTTGGAATATTTGAAAAAATTAGATATTTTGACATTACTTTTTTAATATTCTGTGGTTTTAGTTTTTTGATATTTTTGATATAATTTTTAACAATTTCTGGATTGCCAAGTGTAGCATAAAAACCTATAGTTTCGGCTTTACCGTCGGGTGTTTGTTCCTGCAGAAGTTTATCCCGTATTAAAAGTGTCTTTGCTCTATTAAGTTCGTCGTTAGTAACTGAGTTAACAGTAATATCTAACAGTTCTAACGACACCCGATTTATCAATGAGTTTGTATTTTCAGACGGACATTCGGCATAAACATAAAACAAACCTGGCCCCCTATGTGTAGAAAACGAGCAACCAATAGTATACGCCAGTTTTGTATCTTCTACAAGCTTTTTGTAAAGCCGAGAAGCCCTGCCTGAACCTAAAACATAAGAAACCAGATCAAGCGCATACTGGTCAGTATTTTCTACTGATGCGCCTGTAAAGCCCATCAGAATGTATGGATGTGCAACATCTTTTTTGATAATAATTTTTGAATCTGATTTCTGGACTTCTGGATTACTAAATTCTTTCATATTAGTTTTTTTAGTATATTTTGATTTTGGTAATTTACTAAATCCATTTTTCAGCACATAAAAAATGGACTTTCTATCAAAATTGCCTGAAACAACAACTATGATATTTTGTGGTGTATAAAACTTTTTATGGAATGACAAGAAATCTGTCCGGTTGAGTTTTGTAACAATTTCTGCAGTTCCAATAACAGGTTTTCCATATGAAGTTGGTTCATAGACCAGCTTATAAAATTCATCAAAAAGTTGAGATTGCGGATTATCATCTTTTCGTTTTATTTCTTCTAAAATTACCTTTCGTTCTTTTTCAATTTCGTCTTCCGGGAATACAGGATTCAAAACCGCATCTGTTAGGATTTCAGTAGCTTTTAATGTATAACTACTCGGAACAATCGTATAAAAACAAGTAAAATCTTTTGAGGTTGCTGCGTTTATTATTCCACCGAGTTTTTCAATTTCAGGTGCTATATCTTTCTGTGTTTTTGTTGGTGTGCCCTTAAAAATTAGATGCTCTATAAAATGTGAAATCCCGGAATTGTCTTTATCTTCGTCAAATGAGCCAACCTTTACCCATATATAAATTGCTGTTAAATCTGTAGAAGTATTGCTATCAAAATAATAATCAGAACATAAAAAAGTGGCGGATAATAAAAAAACAATAAATCCGCCCAACAACACGGATATGTTCTTAAAAAATTCTTTCATAAATAGTGGCAAACTCTTATTTTTTCTTTTTGGATTTTATTTTTTTGCTTGTCTTTTTTGTTTTAGCTATTTTCTTCTTTCGCTCCCTTTTTACCTCTACTCTTTTTGTCATTTCGTTTTCAATTATCTGAATTGCTTTTTCTGCTTTTTCCTTGTCAGCCGCAACAAAGACAATCACATCTTTTTTCAAGCAGTTGAAATCCTTTTCAATTTCTGCTTTTTCTTTTGCACTTATACCATACCGCGGTAGTTCATCGGTTGATATAAACCCGCCGACACCTGTTTTTTTGGCAACTTCTGCTTGTAATCTATCGGAAAACTCTTCGTCTTTTACCAAAACACCTGTTTTACCTTTAATTTTTACTCCTAAAACAACACCACCTGCGTGTATTATATTTTTTAGCAGATGTGATTCTGTATTTTTCAGAAGGGTTGTAATATCTTTTACCATAATTTTCTCACCTCCTATTCGCTTCACTCACCGAGAATGAATTCTCGGCTACATTGTTGTGTGATGCATCAGGTTTGGGCAGGTGGGTTAAAACCCACCTAAACCCTCGCATCTTTTTATATTGCGGTGGTTATCAATGTTTCAGTACCTAAAACACCGGCGATAGTACGAATTTTATGAACAACAAGCGAAGTCAAATCAGATAGATTATTCGCCTCAACATCAATCACCAAATCCCATCTTCCGAACACAGCGCTTATATGTGTTACGCCTTCAATATTTCTCAGTTTATTAAGTGCTTGTTTTTCCTTACCTGCAACCAGCCGTACCAAAACCAATCCTGTGGCCATTGTCATTTTTATCACCCCCTTTAACGGCATAGAATTGAGAAATAAGAATCAAGAAAAAATTGATTTAGTACATTTGTACTAATTGAAAAAACCAAAATTTACCGACGAGCAATTTTTCAAGTAGTACAATTGTACTAATTGATTTTTCCTGTTTTACCAAGGAGCAAAATTCAAATGTAAGCATTTGCTTACATTTTGACTTTTAACTTCCAACCTTAAACCTGTTTTTTCTACTCTCCCCCTTTACCCCCATTAACAGCAAACTCCAAATTCTCCCGAAGGGCTGCTGAATTCCGATGGACATCGGGATTGTCGGGAATCTATATCCGCTATCCCCTAAAATTTCAAGCCAATATCCACGACAAATATTTTACCAGAGTATTCTTTGCCAGCATTTATTAAAAGCCCTTTTTTTATTGCCGCCATCGTGATTGTTGCATTTGATTTCACAGCACTCCCTAATACCTTCCCTGTATCAGCATCAATACCCGACGGAATATCAACTGATACAACCGGCTTTTTAGTAGAATTTATTTTATCAATAATTTTTTTGTATATTCCTCTGACCTCACCTTTAGTACCTGTACCAAGCAACGCATCTACAATTAAATCTGTATTTGTAATTTTTGGAGAATGCGTATTAAATTTCAGAACTGGTATTTTTAGTTTTTCAATAATTTTCAGGTTTGTAAGTGCAGCACCGGTATACTTATTTTTGCACTGTGCGATAAAAACTTTTACTTTTACATTCTTATTATAAAGATGCCGAGCGACTACAAAGCCATCGCCGCCATTATTTCCACCTCCACAGAATACTGCAACACTTCTGGGCTGAAATTTTTCCAAAATAATTTCGGCTACATTTTTTCCAGCATTCTCCATCAACACTATTGACGGAACTAAAAATTTTTTAACTGCAAGTTTATCAAAATTTTTTATCGCCGATGCTGAAACTATTTTGTATCTCTCAGTATTTTTGCGCATATTTCAGGTAATAACGGCTGTATATGATACCCTGAACCCCATTCAAACCCTGTAATTTCTTGAATCTGCGGATATATCTCAATATGCCAGTGATAATCGTTATGAATAGTTTTCCAGTAGTCCTGTTTTTGTCGCATATACGGAATAGAATGAAGTATATAATTTAATGGCGGGTCATTAAGTGCCAGTGCAATTTTAGATAGCGAGATTTTTAATGTCTGCGCAAGATTTTTTAATGATGCTTCGCTTTCCAGACGGAAATCAACATTATGTTTTTTGGGCAGTATTAGGAGTTCAAACGGGAATTTGGTTGCGAATGGAACGAATGAGATATGGTCACTATTTTCTTCAACAAGCCGGTTCTTGTCCTTTTGTTCCTGATGAATCATATCACAAAAAATGCATCGCTCTTTGTATGAATAGTACTCTTTTGCCGATAACAATTCATCTTTGACTGTTTTTGGTGTTAATGGTAATGCAGCAAGTTGAGAATGCGTATGTCCGAATCTGAGAGGTGATTGTGGTCGTTGATTCTTGAAAATCAAAGCATATCTTAACCGTTCGTCATTATCAAGGTCTCGCAATCGTGTTTGATAAACCTTTAATACCCGCAGAATTTGTTCAGCAGAGAGGTCGCAGATATTTTTGATATGTTGTGGTGATTCTATGATAAGTTCGTGTGCGCCAATGTTGTTCATCAGGTCATAAATTCCGTGTCCAACCTTACCGATATCGCCTTCAATTTTGAATACCGCTGCTTTTGATGGGATTACCCGCACCTGCCAGCCCGGTGTGTTCGGCCGAGTATCAAATTTCCGAATTGAATATATTTCCGAAAGTGTTTTTGTTTCGTTACCTTCACAAAAATAACAGCCATCGGGAGTTTCTTTTTGTTCAAATTTTAATGATGACAGGAATTCATCCGCATTCTTTGTTCCTGTGATAACCCATTTTTGCGATATTAGGTCCCGTCTTAATTCAGGCATAATTTTATTATACAAAAAAAAATTAAGATGTCAATTTTTTTTGTTTGCCTCTATATGTGCTAACCGTAATGGTTCAGGAATCCGATATTTTGTGAGACACTGAAACACAATATCTGCCGAAATGATTAAGCCGATTCTGTGTCCCTGTGAAATGAAAATCGGTTTTGTATATTTTTTTGACCGCATAGTCAGTCCGATTACAGTTCCTGCATCATCTTTCAGAAATGTATAGGTACCTTTTAATCCCGGCGGTGGTTCTTCATAATTTCCATAAAGAAGTGATTTTGCGCAACCGATTGATGGTTTATCAAATATAACACCGAGATGTGAGGCAATGCCAATGCCCCTCGGATGCGCAATTCCCTGCCCGTCAAACAAAAAGATATCCGGTTCAGTTTTTAATTTTTTTATCGCTTCAAACAAAACGAGACCCTCCCTGAAAGAAAGGTAACCGGGGA is part of the Elusimicrobiota bacterium genome and harbors:
- a CDS encoding galactose-1-phosphate uridylyltransferase — its product is MPELRRDLISQKWVITGTKNADEFLSSLKFEQKETPDGCYFCEGNETKTLSEIYSIRKFDTRPNTPGWQVRVIPSKAAVFKIEGDIGKVGHGIYDLMNNIGAHELIIESPQHIKNICDLSAEQILRVLKVYQTRLRDLDNDERLRYALIFKNQRPQSPLRFGHTHSQLAALPLTPKTVKDELLSAKEYYSYKERCIFCDMIHQEQKDKNRLVEENSDHISFVPFATKFPFELLILPKKHNVDFRLESEASLKNLAQTLKISLSKIALALNDPPLNYILHSIPYMRQKQDYWKTIHNDYHWHIEIYPQIQEITGFEWGSGYHIQPLLPEICAKILRDTK
- a CDS encoding endonuclease V gives rise to the protein MILKNKFEIPDDIRQAKIIQQELAQKVILRSDFDDIARIKTVAGCDVSYSKDEKKIYAVVVVFDFSTLKILEKVKIRYRKKFLFPYIPGYLSFREGLVLFEAIKKLKTEPDIFLFDGQGIAHPRGIGIASHLGVIFDKPSIGCAKSLLYGNYEEPPPGLKGTYTFLKDDAGTVIGLTMRSKKYTKPIFISQGHRIGLIISADIVFQCLTKYRIPEPLRLAHIEANKKN
- a CDS encoding NAD(P)H-hydrate epimerase translates to MRKNTERYKIVSASAIKNFDKLAVKKFLVPSIVLMENAGKNVAEIILEKFQPRSVAVFCGGGNNGGDGFVVARHLYNKNVKVKVFIAQCKNKYTGAALTNLKIIEKLKIPVLKFNTHSPKITNTDLIVDALLGTGTKGEVRGIYKKIIDKINSTKKPVVSVDIPSGIDADTGKVLGSAVKSNATITMAAIKKGLLINAGKEYSGKIFVVDIGLKF
- a CDS encoding pitrilysin family protein, translated to MKKFVFVAVFYFIFLILNSCYSQPTKIQFENGFTLVYSEKKNLGLVSINLFVKGGAFTESDEVSGITSITCAVLTKGTSNRDSDRIASESESLGASISAGCLDDFLEVSMIVLSENFMSAFDIFADVVNAPTFPADEFEKEKIKTIAAIKSKTDHIFSVGYDLFNEQIFTNHPYHRPVIGYEITVSSLTVEQVVDTHKKLFKPENMVLCVVGDIEFEKAKSVVQKYFGNIWIDTGIREKLSSSSKIRDNSYKKIVEGKFKQSYIFTGFLAPDVTSKEYAVVKVISTILGGGMGSRLFEALREKSGLVYEASSFYPTRKEPSAFVLYAGTSKENIETVESVLADELKKLAEITDDELKNAKEYLKGTYQLDHRTIQRQAWWLGFWEILGKGYEYDKKYLDDIDKVTIADIKTTCEKIFNAKKEVTIILK
- a CDS encoding type II toxin-antitoxin system VapC family toxin; the protein is MQVLDTSVIYKWYVEENGSRQALKILSNFIDGKTEISVPDLVLYELANALKSNPQNIEKDIEDVIDNFINLNLNIVVATSGLLKNAVKVSYKYDVTIYDAIYIALAEDLNFEFITADKKLFDKIKSLPFVKLL
- a CDS encoding Lrp/AsnC ligand binding domain-containing protein, whose product is MTMATGLVLVRLVAGKEKQALNKLRNIEGVTHISAVFGRWDLVIDVEANNLSDLTSLVVHKIRTIAGVLGTETLITTAI
- a CDS encoding GAD domain-containing protein, yielding MVKDITTLLKNTESHLLKNIIHAGGVVLGVKIKGKTGVLVKDEEFSDRLQAEVAKKTGVGGFISTDELPRYGISAKEKAEIEKDFNCLKKDVIVFVAADKEKAEKAIQIIENEMTKRVEVKRERKKKIAKTKKTSKKIKSKKKK
- a CDS encoding pitrilysin family protein; this encodes MKEFFKNISVLLGGFIVFLLSATFLCSDYYFDSNTSTDLTAIYIWVKVGSFDEDKDNSGISHFIEHLIFKGTPTKTQKDIAPEIEKLGGIINAATSKDFTCFYTIVPSSYTLKATEILTDAVLNPVFPEDEIEKERKVILEEIKRKDDNPQSQLFDEFYKLVYEPTSYGKPVIGTAEIVTKLNRTDFLSFHKKFYTPQNIIVVVSGNFDRKSIFYVLKNGFSKLPKSKYTKKTNMKEFSNPEVQKSDSKIIIKKDVAHPYILMGFTGASVENTDQYALDLVSYVLGSGRASRLYKKLVEDTKLAYTIGCSFSTHRGPGLFYVYAECPSENTNSLINRVSLELLDITVNSVTNDELNRAKTLLIRDKLLQEQTPDGKAETIGFYATLGNPEIVKNYIKNIKKLKPQNIKKVMSKYLIFSNIPTVIITPLEN
- a CDS encoding ABC transporter substrate-binding protein, with product MKFIRKLYDWVLSLAESKHSNWALFLLAFAESSFFPVPPDVLLIGLDIGKPKKSFFYATICTAGSVIGGIFGYFIGYAVWQAVKDFFFRWVFSQELFTKVQLLYQQNAFWAVFTAGFTPIPYKVFTIAGGVCEIGLAVLILASVLSRGARFFIVSFLIWQFGESVKKFIDRYFNWLTILFVILLLGGFIVLKKVSTPKQLNNTKVETERKLFGDYYIDSSIGDASYLNPVLATDSASNDINSLVFNGLVKYDKNINIIGDLAESWTVSADGKTIIFNLRENVKWHDGKPFTAEDVEFTYQKLIDPKVKTPYSSDFELVKKFEVINPYKVKITYKEPFSPGLISWGMGIIPQHIFSAEGRSASGGKDGDFNNHPANRKPIGTGPYKFVEWKTDEKITLVANPDYFEGPPKIQKYIYRIIPDQSVQFLELRNETIDTMGLTPDQYNAYPSIFKNYNKFRYPSFGYTYLGYNLLNPLFKEKKIRQAIAYSINKKEIIDGILLGYGVPATGPFPPTSWAYNPDVKDYEYNPEKAKKIFNELGWKENNGILTKNGKKFEFTIITNQGNKSRAVAAELIQAHLKNVGIKVNIRILEWSTFIHQYIDKKNFDAVILGWALSRDPDQYPLWHSSQQKEGQYNFISYKNKEVDKLLDEGRRIFSEKKRQKIYRKIHQILAEDQPYTFLYVADSLPVIHKRFIGPEVAPLGIGWNFREWYVPKEKQKYLVK